Proteins encoded together in one Sulfitobacter pontiacus window:
- a CDS encoding argininosuccinate synthase — translation MSAPKKVVLAYSGGLDTSIILKWLQTEYGCEVVTFTADLGQGEELEPARAKAEMMGASEIYVEDVREEFVRDFVFPMFRANAVYEGLYLLGTSIARPLISKRLVEIAAETGADAVAHGATGKGNDQVRFELAAYALNPDIKVIAPWREWDLSSRTKLIEFAEKHQIPVAKDKRGEAPFSVDANLLHTSSEGKVLEDPAVDAPDYVYQRTVSPEQAPDTPEYVEIGFERGDAVSINGEAMSPATLLAKLNELGGKHGCGRLDLVEGRFVGMKSRGIYETPGGTLLLEAHRGIESITLDRGAMHLKDELMPRYAELIYNGFWYSPERTMLQAAIDASQTHVTGTVRLKLYKGHVRTVGRWSDHSLYSEAHVTFEDDAGAYDQKDAAGFIQLNALRLKLLAARDKRLKG, via the coding sequence ATGTCCGCGCCCAAAAAAGTTGTGCTCGCCTATTCTGGTGGGCTTGATACCTCGATCATCCTGAAATGGCTGCAAACCGAATATGGCTGCGAGGTGGTTACCTTTACCGCTGACCTCGGCCAAGGCGAAGAGCTTGAGCCCGCCCGCGCCAAAGCTGAAATGATGGGCGCATCCGAGATTTACGTGGAAGACGTGCGTGAAGAATTCGTGCGCGATTTCGTCTTCCCCATGTTCCGCGCCAATGCGGTCTATGAAGGCCTATACCTGTTGGGCACCTCCATCGCGCGCCCTCTGATTTCCAAGCGCCTTGTTGAAATCGCCGCCGAAACCGGTGCCGACGCCGTTGCGCACGGCGCGACAGGCAAGGGCAACGATCAGGTTCGCTTCGAATTGGCGGCCTATGCGTTGAACCCCGACATCAAGGTGATCGCGCCGTGGCGGGAATGGGACCTGTCCAGCCGGACTAAATTGATCGAATTTGCCGAAAAACATCAGATCCCTGTGGCGAAGGACAAACGTGGTGAAGCGCCGTTTAGCGTGGACGCGAACCTGCTGCACACCTCTTCGGAAGGCAAAGTGCTAGAGGATCCGGCCGTGGACGCGCCCGACTATGTGTACCAGCGCACCGTCTCGCCAGAGCAAGCACCAGATACGCCCGAGTATGTAGAGATCGGGTTTGAACGTGGCGATGCGGTAAGCATCAACGGCGAGGCCATGTCGCCCGCGACACTTCTGGCTAAATTGAACGAACTTGGCGGCAAACATGGCTGCGGGCGCCTTGACCTTGTCGAGGGTCGTTTTGTCGGGATGAAATCCCGCGGTATTTACGAAACGCCGGGCGGCACCTTGCTGCTTGAAGCACACCGCGGGATCGAATCGATCACCCTCGACCGTGGGGCGATGCACCTGAAAGACGAGCTGATGCCGCGCTATGCGGAGCTGATCTATAACGGTTTCTGGTACAGCCCCGAGCGCACCATGCTGCAAGCGGCGATTGATGCTTCGCAAACCCATGTAACCGGTACAGTTCGACTGAAATTGTACAAAGGCCACGTGCGTACCGTCGGCCGCTGGTCGGATCATTCGCTGTATTCCGAAGCTCACGTGACATTTGAAGATGACGCTGGTGCCTATGATCAAAAAGACGCGGCGGGCTTTATTCAGCTGAACGCGTTGCGTCTCAAGCTCTTGGCCGCACGCGATAAGCGCCTCAAAGGGTAA
- a CDS encoding sulfotransferase family protein, which yields MRIAMWSGPRNLSTAMMYSFGNRADFTAMDEPFYAPYLKATGADHPMKDEIVAGHECDPLNVAAHCAEPGTPHRYMKHMPHHMIDGFPMDWAEGCVHVHLIRHPARVIASYTAKREAPNFNDIGYGQQTALYDQIGGLVIDSADIRADPEGMLRKLCDAINLPFDPAMLSWAAGPRAEDGIWASHWYGAVHKSTGFAGAEGPLPRLEPAAEALCAKALPHYQKLYDQRLR from the coding sequence ATGCGTATCGCAATGTGGTCCGGCCCGCGCAATTTGAGCACGGCGATGATGTATAGTTTCGGAAACCGCGCCGATTTCACCGCGATGGATGAACCGTTCTATGCGCCGTATCTTAAAGCCACCGGCGCCGATCATCCGATGAAAGATGAAATTGTCGCGGGCCATGAATGCGACCCCTTGAACGTCGCGGCGCACTGCGCAGAGCCGGGCACGCCGCATCGCTACATGAAACACATGCCCCATCATATGATTGACGGGTTTCCGATGGATTGGGCAGAGGGCTGCGTGCATGTCCACCTGATACGCCACCCCGCCCGCGTGATTGCCAGCTATACCGCGAAACGGGAAGCGCCGAATTTTAATGATATCGGCTATGGCCAACAGACCGCGCTGTACGATCAAATCGGTGGGCTGGTCATCGATTCCGCTGATATTCGCGCGGACCCCGAAGGCATGTTGCGTAAACTCTGTGATGCCATCAACCTGCCCTTCGATCCGGCAATGCTATCCTGGGCGGCGGGCCCACGTGCCGAAGATGGCATCTGGGCATCACATTGGTATGGTGCCGTGCACAAAAGCACCGGTTTCGCAGGGGCGGAGGGGCCGTTGCCCAGGCTTGAACCTGCCGCAGAAGCGCTGTGTGCCAAAGCCCTTCCACATTATCAAAAGCTTTATGATCAACGGCTTAGGTGA
- a CDS encoding D-amino acid aminotransferase yields MQTHVTTHQAEEDARNEDILIYLNGQIVPKAQAVVSVYDSGFMLGDGIWEGLRLYDGTWAFLEDHFDRLFEASKAIDLDIGMTRDALISALLETQKANGMTTDAHARLMITRGPKTRPFQHPSLSQSGPTITIIMEHSRPNMPRPIRLATVPHLRGLPMTQDPKLNSHSKLNCILACIAAEKAGADEGLMLDINGFVNTTNACNFFIVRKGEVWTSTGDYCMNGITRQKVIDLCRANDIPCFERNYSLVDTYGAEEAFLTGTFGAQTPVATIDGRQIGTGDMGPVTEKLRGLYKDLIAKECS; encoded by the coding sequence ATGCAAACCCACGTCACCACGCACCAAGCCGAAGAAGATGCCCGCAATGAAGACATTTTGATCTATTTAAACGGTCAGATTGTCCCCAAGGCACAGGCCGTGGTCAGCGTCTATGACAGCGGTTTCATGCTTGGCGACGGCATCTGGGAAGGGCTGCGGCTGTATGATGGTACGTGGGCTTTTCTGGAAGATCATTTTGACCGCCTGTTCGAGGCGTCCAAAGCCATTGACCTTGACATCGGGATGACGCGCGACGCCCTGATTTCAGCCTTGTTAGAGACGCAAAAAGCCAATGGTATGACCACTGATGCCCACGCGCGTCTGATGATCACACGGGGGCCGAAAACGCGGCCCTTCCAGCACCCGTCGCTGTCGCAATCGGGCCCCACCATCACGATCATTATGGAACACTCGCGCCCGAATATGCCGCGCCCGATCCGGCTGGCCACAGTACCGCATCTGCGCGGGCTGCCGATGACGCAGGACCCAAAGCTAAATAGTCATTCCAAATTGAACTGTATTCTTGCGTGTATTGCCGCGGAAAAAGCGGGTGCCGACGAAGGGCTGATGCTCGATATTAACGGTTTCGTGAATACAACAAACGCCTGTAACTTTTTCATCGTCCGCAAAGGGGAGGTTTGGACCAGCACCGGCGATTACTGCATGAATGGAATCACCCGTCAGAAGGTGATCGACTTGTGTCGCGCCAATGATATCCCGTGTTTCGAAAGGAATTATTCATTGGTCGACACCTATGGTGCTGAAGAGGCCTTCTTGACCGGCACATTCGGTGCGCAAACGCCTGTCGCGACGATCGACGGCCGCCAGATTGGCACGGGCGACATGGGGCCGGTGACCGAAAAGCTGCGCGGTTTGTACAAAGACCTGATCGCAAAGGAATGTTCCTGA
- a CDS encoding ribokinase, whose amino-acid sequence MIWNLGSINADNFYYLRHLPAPGETIAAHDFRQGLGGKGANMSVAAARAGTRVMHIGAVGPDGKWTVDRLLEYGVETQHISMIDTATGHANICVAEDGENSIVLFSGANHQITTQMIGAALAEASPGDFLLIQNETLGQRFAAQTAHTLGLRVAYAAAPFDAEIVAQVLPDIDLLVLNEVEAEALEKTTGARIDALPIDDIIVTLGAEGCKWVSNKAKTVQSFPAYPVKAIDTTGAGDTFTGYLIAALDRKLSMPDAIALAMQAGALMVMRQGTADVIPDLKDIQDHGFDED is encoded by the coding sequence ATGATCTGGAACCTCGGCTCTATCAACGCGGATAATTTCTACTATCTGCGGCATCTGCCGGCGCCGGGGGAAACGATTGCCGCGCATGATTTCCGGCAAGGTTTGGGCGGGAAGGGGGCCAATATGTCGGTCGCCGCCGCCCGCGCCGGAACGCGCGTTATGCATATCGGCGCCGTGGGGCCGGACGGTAAATGGACCGTGGATCGCTTGCTGGAATACGGCGTCGAAACGCAGCATATCAGCATGATCGACACGGCCACCGGTCACGCGAATATCTGCGTGGCCGAGGATGGCGAAAACTCTATCGTGTTGTTTTCAGGGGCCAATCACCAGATCACCACCCAGATGATCGGGGCCGCCCTGGCAGAGGCATCGCCCGGTGATTTTCTGCTGATACAGAACGAAACCCTGGGCCAACGCTTTGCCGCGCAGACCGCGCATACTTTGGGCCTGCGCGTCGCTTATGCCGCCGCGCCCTTTGATGCTGAAATCGTGGCGCAGGTTCTGCCCGACATCGATCTGCTGGTGTTGAACGAGGTCGAGGCAGAGGCGCTTGAAAAAACCACAGGAGCCCGCATCGACGCGCTGCCGATCGACGATATTATCGTGACCTTGGGCGCTGAGGGGTGCAAATGGGTCTCTAACAAGGCGAAAACGGTGCAAAGCTTTCCGGCCTATCCGGTCAAAGCCATTGATACCACGGGGGCGGGGGACACGTTTACCGGCTATCTGATCGCTGCCTTGGACCGCAAACTGTCGATGCCGGATGCGATTGCGCTGGCGATGCAAGCTGGCGCCTTGATGGTCATGCGGCAAGGGACAGCGGATGTGATCCCGGACCTCAAAGACATCCAGGATCACGGTTTTGACGAAGATTAA
- a CDS encoding NADP-dependent malic enzyme — MTKNRITSEEALAFHLEPTPGKFEITATVPMTTQRDLSLAYSPGVAVPCEAIAENPELAYDYTNKGNMVAVISNGTAVLGLGNLGALASKPVMEGKSVLFKRFADVNSIDVELDTEDPEAFINAVKLMGPTFGGINLEDIKAPECFIIEQRLKEEMDIPVFHDDQHGTAVICAAGLLNALRISGKKIEDVQIVLNGAGAAGIACLELLKAMGAKHNNCIMCDTKGVIYQGRTEGMNQWKSAHAAQTELRTLEEAMKNADVFLGVSVKGAVTPAMVASMADNPVIFAMANPDPEITPEEAHEVRPDAIVATGRSDYPNQVNNVLGFPYLFRGALDIHARAINDEMKIACAHALADLAREDVPDEVALAYGKNLSFGRDYIIPTPFDPRLIHRIPPAVARAGMDTGAARRPIIDMDAYELSLKSRMDPTANILRGINARARANQARMIFAEGDDPKVLRAAVMYQRSGLGKALVVGRADDVKAKLTAAGMEDAYRELEVVNAANTQHLETYKSFLYNRLQRKGSDSKDIHRLAARDRHVFAALMLAHGHGDGLVTGATRKSAHVLERLNHVFDANAKHGAVGITALLHKGRIVFIGDTLVHEWPNEEDLANIAEKGAKVARHMGLEPRVAFVSFSTFGYPVSERAEKMQRAPDVLDARGVDFEYEGEMTVDVALNAESQKNYPFSRLTGPANILVVPARHSASISVKLMQEMAGATVIGPILTGLDKSIQICSTTSTANDILNMAILAACKVGE; from the coding sequence GTGACCAAAAACCGCATCACGTCCGAAGAGGCGCTCGCCTTTCACCTTGAACCCACGCCGGGCAAGTTCGAAATCACCGCAACCGTCCCGATGACGACCCAGCGGGATCTGAGCCTCGCCTATTCCCCCGGTGTTGCCGTTCCCTGTGAAGCGATCGCCGAAAATCCCGAGCTGGCATATGACTATACCAACAAGGGCAATATGGTTGCGGTGATTTCTAACGGCACTGCTGTTTTGGGCTTGGGCAACCTTGGTGCGCTGGCGTCGAAACCGGTGATGGAGGGCAAGTCGGTGCTGTTCAAACGGTTCGCCGACGTGAATTCGATCGACGTCGAGCTGGACACCGAAGACCCCGAGGCATTCATCAACGCGGTCAAGCTGATGGGGCCGACGTTCGGCGGGATCAACCTTGAGGATATCAAGGCGCCGGAATGTTTCATCATCGAACAGCGTCTGAAAGAAGAGATGGATATTCCCGTCTTTCACGACGACCAGCACGGCACCGCGGTGATCTGTGCTGCCGGTTTGCTGAACGCCTTGCGCATTTCGGGCAAGAAGATCGAAGATGTGCAGATTGTGTTGAACGGTGCGGGGGCGGCGGGGATCGCCTGTCTTGAACTGCTCAAGGCGATGGGGGCCAAGCACAACAACTGTATCATGTGCGATACAAAAGGTGTGATCTATCAGGGCCGTACCGAGGGCATGAACCAGTGGAAGTCGGCCCATGCCGCGCAGACCGAGCTGCGCACGCTGGAAGAGGCGATGAAGAACGCGGATGTGTTCCTGGGTGTGTCGGTCAAAGGGGCGGTGACGCCCGCGATGGTCGCCAGCATGGCGGATAATCCGGTGATCTTCGCGATGGCGAACCCCGATCCTGAAATCACGCCGGAGGAAGCGCACGAGGTACGCCCCGATGCGATTGTCGCCACGGGCCGCAGCGATTACCCCAATCAGGTAAACAACGTTTTGGGCTTTCCTTACCTGTTCCGCGGGGCGCTGGATATCCACGCCCGCGCCATCAACGACGAGATGAAAATCGCCTGCGCCCACGCTTTGGCCGATCTGGCACGCGAGGATGTGCCGGACGAAGTGGCGCTGGCCTATGGCAAGAACCTGAGCTTTGGTCGGGATTATATCATCCCGACGCCGTTCGATCCGCGTCTGATCCATCGTATTCCGCCTGCTGTTGCACGTGCAGGTATGGACACCGGTGCCGCGCGGCGCCCGATCATCGATATGGACGCCTACGAGCTGAGCCTGAAGTCGCGGATGGACCCGACGGCGAATATCCTGCGCGGGATCAACGCCCGTGCGCGGGCCAATCAGGCGCGGATGATCTTTGCCGAAGGGGATGACCCCAAGGTTCTGCGGGCTGCGGTGATGTATCAACGCTCCGGTCTGGGCAAGGCGCTGGTGGTCGGACGCGCTGACGACGTAAAGGCCAAGCTGACGGCGGCGGGGATGGAGGATGCCTACCGCGAGCTTGAGGTCGTGAATGCGGCCAATACCCAGCACCTGGAGACGTATAAGTCCTTCCTTTACAATCGCTTGCAGCGCAAAGGGTCGGACAGCAAGGATATCCACCGTCTGGCCGCCCGTGACCGCCACGTTTTTGCCGCGCTGATGTTGGCGCATGGGCATGGCGATGGTCTGGTGACCGGTGCAACCCGCAAATCCGCCCATGTTCTTGAACGGCTGAACCACGTATTCGATGCCAATGCGAAACACGGCGCCGTCGGGATCACTGCGCTGCTGCACAAGGGGCGGATTGTGTTCATCGGCGATACGCTGGTGCATGAATGGCCGAACGAAGAAGACCTTGCGAATATTGCTGAAAAAGGGGCCAAGGTCGCCCGCCACATGGGGCTTGAGCCGCGTGTTGCCTTCGTCAGCTTCTCGACCTTTGGCTATCCGGTTTCCGAGCGAGCAGAAAAGATGCAACGTGCCCCCGATGTGCTGGACGCACGCGGGGTCGATTTCGAATACGAAGGCGAAATGACCGTTGATGTGGCGCTGAATGCGGAAAGCCAGAAGAACTATCCGTTCTCGCGGCTGACAGGGCCTGCGAATATCCTCGTCGTGCCAGCGCGGCATTCGGCCAGTATCTCGGTCAAATTGATGCAGGAAATGGCGGGCGCCACGGTAATCGGCCCGATCCTGACGGGGTTGGATAAGTCGATCCAGATCTGTTCGACCACATCCACCGCGAATGACATCCTGAACATGGCTATTCTGGCGGCCTGCAAGGTTGGCGAATGA
- the msrA gene encoding peptide-methionine (S)-S-oxide reductase MsrA — protein sequence MGFATNMRMIALSAAIGLGLAAQATTAKAAGTETLLVAGGCFWCVEADFESVKGVKEVVSGFAGGSVKNPTYKQVVAGGTGHYEAAQIQYDPAVVSADQLLSMFFRSVDPTDAGGQFCDRGDSYRTAIFADGNGQKAAAEKAKADAQAALGKNVVTPILGKAAFYPADAYHQDYYKSDERLAFTSVGLGVKKSVAYKRYRNGCGRDQRVKQLWGSAAPFAK from the coding sequence ATGGGATTTGCCACAAATATGCGCATGATCGCGTTAAGCGCTGCCATTGGTCTGGGCCTTGCAGCACAGGCGACAACCGCAAAAGCCGCCGGAACAGAGACGCTTTTGGTCGCGGGCGGCTGCTTTTGGTGCGTTGAAGCGGATTTTGAAAGCGTGAAAGGCGTGAAAGAGGTCGTATCGGGTTTTGCGGGCGGAAGCGTCAAAAACCCTACCTATAAACAGGTCGTCGCCGGCGGCACCGGGCACTATGAAGCGGCGCAGATCCAGTATGATCCAGCAGTTGTGTCTGCGGACCAGTTGCTGTCGATGTTCTTCCGGTCGGTTGATCCAACGGACGCGGGCGGGCAATTCTGCGACCGCGGCGATAGCTACCGCACCGCGATTTTTGCCGACGGTAACGGGCAGAAGGCCGCTGCAGAAAAGGCCAAGGCCGATGCGCAGGCCGCTTTGGGCAAGAACGTCGTAACCCCGATCTTGGGCAAAGCCGCGTTCTACCCCGCCGATGCCTACCATCAGGATTACTACAAAAGCGATGAACGTCTGGCCTTTACCAGCGTCGGCTTGGGCGTGAAGAAATCCGTCGCCTACAAGCGCTATCGCAACGGCTGTGGGCGCGACCAGCGCGTGAAACAACTTTGGGGCAGCGCTGCGCCTTTTGCGAAATAA